Below is a genomic region from Rhodococcus sp. WMMA185.
CTACAAGGTGCAATACCCACGAGTAACTTACTCGCGGCCTGATTATCCTCGCTTGGCCCAGACCTTATCAAGTCTTCTACGACATCGCGTAGACGGGGGTATGGGTCGGTTCGAAGCTACTACTTTTCGTAGTACTACTTACTGTCACCTCCCGGCAAATCGGCAACTTCCGGTGTGCTCGGTTCGACGTACGGAACCTTGCTTCTCAACACCCCGTAGGTTTCCGCGCCCAGTACGATAACCAAGGAAAACACGATGACCAGCACCAATGCTGTGTCGTTGTAGAAGTCGAGCGGTTTGAGGATCGCCAAGACGGTGATCGCGAGGATCATCTTCAGCAACCAGGTACCGAGTAGCACGGCTCCCGCGGTCATGGCCGGCAGCTTCGCAGTGAACAACACGCCGAGTGCCGTGCACAGAATGAACCCGCCCCCGACGGCCGCACCGAGCAGCGCACCATAGAGGCCAGGCTTACCCGCGAGGAGAGCTGCGACGACTGAACCGGCCGCTGCCAGCGCGAACAGTCCGAGAATCCCGTATCGGACGGCAGCCCTCAAGGCCGCGGTCTGATCGGGGGTGGATGCTGGAGTGAATGTCACGGTCACCAAGGGTAGTGGATCGCTACCTGTCCGCCACAAACCTCCGGTCAGCTTTGACGATCGTGCTGCTGTCCGCGGATCGACGGGACGGCAGTTACGACGAGAGCGAAAACCAAGCCACCTGCTAGCAGGAGCACGACGACACGTCGGTCGAACAGTGCTGATCCGACCGCACCGAAGGCCAGAACGCCGACCCACAAGTAGATCAGCAGTACGACACGACGGTGCGAGTGCCCGATCTGCAGGAGTCGGTGATGCAGGTGCATCTTGTCCGGACTGAACGGACTCACCCCGGCTCGGGTGCGACGAACGATCGCGAGCAACAGATCGAGGATCGGGATGAACATGACGGCACCGACCAGCAGCAGCGGTGAGAGCAGACCGAGAAGGTCGCGCGTGCCGTAAGCGGTGAGCGAGATGCGCCCCGACGCACTCGTCGCGATCGCCGCGAGCATCAGTCCGATCAGCATCGAGCCCGAGTCGCCCATGAATATCCGGGCGGGCCGAAAGTTGTGCGGTAGGAATCCGAGGCATGCGCCGGCGAGCGCCGCCGCAATCATCGCCGGCGGATACGCGTTGACGTTGCCGCCCTGGTCGTGAAGGAGCCCGACCGAGAACACGCAGATCGCGAGCGAGGAAATCAAGCCGAGACCCGCGGCAAGTCCGTCGAGTCCGTCGACGAAGTTCATGGCGTTGACCATCACGACCGCGATCGCCACAGTGACCAGCCCGGCTTGAAGTTGGTCGAGGATCACGGTGCTGCCATCGCCGAACGGCAGGTAGATGATGAACCAGCTCACCCCCATCACCACGAGGATTCCCGCGGCGGTGACTTGACCGACGAACTTGGTGAGCGCGTCGAGCCCCCACCGATCATCGATCACTCCTACCAGCACGATCACCAAGCCTGAGACCAGTGCCGCAGGAACGTCGGAGGTGAACTCGAAGCCCCTGGTGAGAGCTGGTAGTTGGTGCGCGAACAGCAGGGCGACGAGGAGGCCCAGATAGATTCCGACGCCTCCGAGGCGAGGTGTGGGCGTGACGTGGACGTCTCGTTCACGCGGAACAGCGACCGCCCCGGATCTCAGGGCGAGCAATCGCACAGCACCGGTGGCCAGATATGTAACCACTGCGGCAGTGAACAGGACGAGAAGGAGTTCACGCAGCGGGACTCCAGCCCCCCCGCCTGCTTGAGCCAGCACCACGCCGGCCGATTCGGCCGCGCTCACTGGGTTGACAGGCTCTCCGCCGTCACTCCGAGCACGTCGGCGACGTCGCCGGTGGACACCGCGCCTTCACGCAGGATCCTGGGGTTCTCGCCAGTGAGGTCGACGATCGTCGATGCCTGCGCCTTCTGCGCACGTCCGCCGTCCAGATACACGCTTACCGATCCGCCTAGTTGCCCGCGAGCCTCGTTGACGGTGGTGGCGGGCGGTTGGCCGGAGACATTGGCGCTCGACACCGCCAGTGGTCCGACTTCCCGTAGCAGTTCCAGTGCAACCGGGTGCAGCGGCATGCGCAGCATCACGGTGCCACGCGTGTCACCGAGGTCCCAAGCGAGCGAAGGTGCTTGCTCCACAACCAGACTCAGGCCACCCGGCCAGAACGCCCGGATGAGATCACGGGTCTGGGAGCGCACGCTGTAGACGAGTCCGTCGACCGTCTTCCACGAGCCGACGAGCACCGGCACCGGCATGTCACGCCCCCGCCCCTTGGCCTGTAGCAACGATGCCACGGCGGCACCGTCGAAGGCGTCGGCGCCGATTCCATACAGCGTGTCCGTAGGAAGCACGACAAGGCGTCCGGCCTTCAGCGCACTCTTGGCCGCATTCATTCCAGCGGAGCGGGTGTCGGGTCGGCCACAGTCGTAAACGGTACTCACCCGCTCATTCTTTCACCCTCGAATCCGGTCCCCGAACGCCGCGCCTCGATATCGGTGGCGATACGGCGCGCAACAACGAAGCGGGGCTTGCCTGCCAGGTCCGGATGCTCGGCGACCTCACCGAACACACGGCGGGACTCGAACAGTGCCGCCACCGCGGACCCGTTGGTGTCGTCGTGCTCGATTCCCACCGCTCCCCCGATCCGCAACCAGCGTGCGACGTTCGAGATCATCGGCTTTATTACCGAGAGACCGTCAGGGCCGGCGAACAATGCGCTGTGTGGATCGTGCTCGGCGACCTCGGGCTCGAGCTCGGCACCCTCGGGAATGTACGGCGGGTTCGCAACGATCAGATCCACGCCGCCCTCGAGTCCCGCCAGCAGTGTGCGATCGGTTACATCACCTTGATACAACCGGATGGGCGTGTCGCCTGCCTGTTCCCGGGCACCGGCGTTGCGCCGCGCCCACGCCAGAGCATTCGGTTCGAGTTCGACGGCATGCACCACCGCATCGGGGCGCGCGTTGGCTATCGCAAGCGCAAGTGCGCCGGACCCGGTACACAGGTCGAGGACGACGGGCGGGCGTTGGTCGCAATGCCCAAGTGATGCGAGGGCCCACCCCAACAGCAGCTCGGTTTCGGGTCGCGGCACAAAGACACCGGGACCGACCTGGACATCGATGTCGCCCATGGCCGCCGTACCGAGAATGTACTGCAACGGGATCCTCTTGGCGCGCTGGTCCACCATGGCCTTGTAGGCCTCGACCACAGATTCGTCGACGAGGGGTACCAACCCGAGTCGCGTGCGCGCAACACCCAACAGGTGCGCCGCGAGCAGCTCGGCATCCGCACGGGCACTGCGCACACCGGCCTCGTCGAGGTGCCGGGTTGCGTCCATCAGGGCCAGGCGAAGTGGAAGGCGACTCACAGGTACAGCCTGCCATGCACGCTACTACCGGATGTGCCCGTCCCTCTTGTCCCGGGGCGCAGACAGCATCGAACGACCGAGAGTCACCCTCGCTCGATCTCGAGATCTGCGGCGAACCTCTTACTCGGCAGCGAGCCTCGCCTCGCGGTCGGATTTACCGAGCGCGTCGAGCAGTGCATCCAACTCACCGTCCAGTATCGCGTCGAGATTGTGCGACTTGAACCCGATGCGGTGGTCGGTGATGCGGTTTTCGGGGAAGTTGTAGGTCCGGATGCGCTCGGAACGGTCGACGGTGCGCACCTGGCTCTGCCGCCCCGCCGAGGCTTCAGCCTCCGCGGCCTCTTCGGCAGCAGCTTGCAGTCGGGCGGCAAGTACCTGCATGGCCCGCGCCTTGTTCTGCAGCTGCGAGCGTTCGTTCTGGCAGGTCACCACGATACCGGTGGGCAGATGCGTGATCCGGACAGCGGAATCGGTGGTGTTGACCCCCTGACCACCCTTGCCCGAGGACCGGTAGACGTCGATGCGCAGATCAGCTTCGTCGATCTGTACCTCGGCGACCTCTTCCGGCTCCGGATAGATAAGGACGCCCGCGGCCGACGTATGAACTCGCCCCTGCGACTCGGTCACGGGTACGCGCTGCACGCGATGGACGCCGCCTTCGAACTTCAGACGGGACCAGACTCCGTCCCTGACGTCGCCCTTCGACTTGATCGAGAGCGTCGCTTCCTTGTATCCGCCGAGATCGGAGAGGGTCGCATCGAGGATCTCGACGCGCCACCCGTGGCGCTCGGCGTAGCGCACGTACATGCGGGCCAGGTCCGAAGCGAACAGCGCCGATTCCTCACCGCCCTCACCCGACTTCACCTCGAGCACGACATCGTCACCGTCGTGTGGGTCCCGCGGAGCGAGGAGGTCGGTCAAGGTCTTGTCCAATTCCTCGACCACCGCCTCGAGTGCAGGTACCTCGCCGGCGAAGCTGGAATCGTCAGCAGCCAGCTCACGCGCGGCGTCGAGATCACCCCGCGCCGATTCCAACTTGGCAATCGTCGCCATGATCGGCGCCAACTCGGCGAATCGCTTGCCTACTCTGCGGGCGGCGGCGGCGTCATCGTGCAGAGCTGGATCGGCCAACTGCTGCTCCAGTCCGGCGTACTCAGCCAGAATGTCGTCGATGGCCGAAGGCTGGGTGGTCCCTGCCATTGTTCGCTCCGCTCTGCGTTATGTGGGGACTGGGCACAAAAAAGCCGACGCCCGGCCTGCAATTATCGCAGGACGGGCGTCGGCGGAACAGCTATGACTTCTCGGATCCCTTGGCTGCACCCTTACCGGCGCGCTTGCCGTAGCGAGCCTCGAAGCGAGCGACGCGTCCACCGGTGTCCAGAATCTTCTGCTTTCCGGTGTAGAAGGGGTGGCACTGTGAGCAGACCTCGACGTTGATGCGTCCGGTCTCCTTGGTGCTGTAAGTCTCGAATGTGTTTCCGCAACCGCAGACCACGGTGGTGGCCACGTAGTTGGGGTGAATACCTGCCTTCATGGGTGTCCCTTTCAATGGTCGCCGGGTCGCCTTCGCCGTTCGAAGACGTGAACCGGAACCGGACTCGGCCGCTCAGTATGCCAGATTGCAGGCTCGTGGGCCCAACTGGCATGCGCGCTTGCAAAGTGATCAACGTGGTCGGCAAGCGCTTTGTTCCCAGCCATTCTTCCTGGGCCTCGCACATTGTTCCCAGTCATTCTTCCTGAGAATAGGGGCGGGGCCCGGCGACAATGTCGCCGGGCCCCGCTCGGTTGACGATCAGTCCTCGATCGCGCCCGGAGCAGTCTTCGATACCTGCATGAGGAATTCGATGTTGCTCTTGCTCTTCTTGAGGCGGTCGATCAACAGATCGATGGCCTGGTGCGAATCCAGGCCCGAGAGCACACGCCGGAGCTTGTGCATCACGGCGGCCTCGTCCGGGCCGAGAAGCAAGTCGTCCTTGCGCGTACCCGAAGGGTTCACGTCCACTGCCGGGAACACGCGACGCTCCGCGATCTTGCGGTCGAGCTTGAGCTCGGCGTTTCCGGTGCCCTTGAACTCCTCGAAGATCACGGTATCGCCGGTTGATCCGGTCTCTACCATCGCCGTCGCGATGATTGTGAGCGAACCGCCGTTCTCGATGTTGCGCGCGGCGCCGAGGAATCTCTTCGGCGGATAGAGCGCGGTCGAGTCGACACCACCGGAGAGGATTCGACCCGAGGCCGGCGAGGAGTTGTTGTATGCGCGGCCGAGGCGGGTGATCGAGTCGAGAAGAACGACGACGTCCCGGCCCGTCTCCACCAGTCGCTTCGCACGCTCAATCGCCAACTCGGCGACCGAGGTGTGATCTCCCGGCGGACGGTCGAAGGTCGAGGAAATGACCTCGCCCTTCACCGAACGCTGCATGTCGGTGACCTCTTCCGGGCGCTCGTCGACCAGCACAACCATGAGGTAGCACTCGGGGTTGTTGGTCGAGATGGCATTGGCGATAGCCTGCAGCACGCTGGTCTTACCGGCCTTCGGCGGGCTCACGATCAGCGCACGCTGCCCCTTGCCGATCGGCATCACCAAGTCGATGACACGAGTCGTCAGGACGTTCGGAGTGGTCTCGAGGCGCAGCCGCTCGTTCGGGTAGAGCGGGGTGAGCTTGCCGAACTCGGGACGCTTCTTGGCCGCTTCCACCTCGCCGCCGTTGACGGTGTCGATCCGGACGAGAGGATTGAACTTCTGCCGCTGATTGCCCTGCTCCCCCTCGCGGCCGATCCGAGCGACACCGGTGATGGCGTCGCCGCGGCGAAGACCGTTCTTGCGGATCAGGTTCATCGACACGTAGACGTCGTTGGGCCCGGCCAAGTAGCCGGAGGTGCGCACGAACGCATAGTTGTCGAGGACATCGAGGATGCCGGCGACGGGCTGCAGGACGTCGTCCTCACGGATCTCTGTCTCGCGTGCGTCGCCCTCTCCGCGGTCGCGTCCACGACGACGCTCACGGAAACGGCGCCCGCGGCGTCCGCGACCGCCTTCCTCGTCGTCGCCCGAGCGACCGTCGTTGCTTCGCGGGCCGGCGTTCCCCTGCCCCCGGTCACCGCGCTCACGTCG
It encodes:
- the rpmE gene encoding 50S ribosomal protein L31 is translated as MKAGIHPNYVATTVVCGCGNTFETYSTKETGRINVEVCSQCHPFYTGKQKILDTGGRVARFEARYGKRAGKGAAKGSEKS
- a CDS encoding glycosyltransferase family 4 protein, with protein sequence MSAAESAGVVLAQAGGGAGVPLRELLLVLFTAAVVTYLATGAVRLLALRSGAVAVPRERDVHVTPTPRLGGVGIYLGLLVALLFAHQLPALTRGFEFTSDVPAALVSGLVIVLVGVIDDRWGLDALTKFVGQVTAAGILVVMGVSWFIIYLPFGDGSTVILDQLQAGLVTVAIAVVMVNAMNFVDGLDGLAAGLGLISSLAICVFSVGLLHDQGGNVNAYPPAMIAAALAGACLGFLPHNFRPARIFMGDSGSMLIGLMLAAIATSASGRISLTAYGTRDLLGLLSPLLLVGAVMFIPILDLLLAIVRRTRAGVSPFSPDKMHLHHRLLQIGHSHRRVVLLIYLWVGVLAFGAVGSALFDRRVVVLLLAGGLVFALVVTAVPSIRGQQHDRQS
- the rho gene encoding transcription termination factor Rho, coding for MTDTDLIAAPVHASSVDTVGAQAGDTSQAPSTPPGTDAVAASKMRAETRRGAGLSGMVLTELRALASELGIKGISGMRKGDLIAAIKERQSGTAAPAAAAPEPTTRARTTRAKRERSTQTELSVTPDAVTPDAGTRDTGTPDTGTPGAGSAGAVTLDERLPEKVAAQKGAESAVTDTEVTNTAVTEPAESGRRGRQRRGATRRAGAPEHAEQGGTPPVTVPQNASEAPPTERKQADDRQDSAEKPGKQDGTGRQDGAGKQDGSGKQDGSGDQRGDRNRRERGDRGQGNAGPRSNDGRSGDDEEGGRGRRGRRFRERRRGRDRGEGDARETEIREDDVLQPVAGILDVLDNYAFVRTSGYLAGPNDVYVSMNLIRKNGLRRGDAITGVARIGREGEQGNQRQKFNPLVRIDTVNGGEVEAAKKRPEFGKLTPLYPNERLRLETTPNVLTTRVIDLVMPIGKGQRALIVSPPKAGKTSVLQAIANAISTNNPECYLMVVLVDERPEEVTDMQRSVKGEVISSTFDRPPGDHTSVAELAIERAKRLVETGRDVVVLLDSITRLGRAYNNSSPASGRILSGGVDSTALYPPKRFLGAARNIENGGSLTIIATAMVETGSTGDTVIFEEFKGTGNAELKLDRKIAERRVFPAVDVNPSGTRKDDLLLGPDEAAVMHKLRRVLSGLDSHQAIDLLIDRLKKSKSNIEFLMQVSKTAPGAIED
- the prmC gene encoding peptide chain release factor N(5)-glutamine methyltransferase yields the protein MSRLPLRLALMDATRHLDEAGVRSARADAELLAAHLLGVARTRLGLVPLVDESVVEAYKAMVDQRAKRIPLQYILGTAAMGDIDVQVGPGVFVPRPETELLLGWALASLGHCDQRPPVVLDLCTGSGALALAIANARPDAVVHAVELEPNALAWARRNAGAREQAGDTPIRLYQGDVTDRTLLAGLEGGVDLIVANPPYIPEGAELEPEVAEHDPHSALFAGPDGLSVIKPMISNVARWLRIGGAVGIEHDDTNGSAVAALFESRRVFGEVAEHPDLAGKPRFVVARRIATDIEARRSGTGFEGERMSG
- a CDS encoding L-threonylcarbamoyladenylate synthase, which produces MSTVYDCGRPDTRSAGMNAAKSALKAGRLVVLPTDTLYGIGADAFDGAAVASLLQAKGRGRDMPVPVLVGSWKTVDGLVYSVRSQTRDLIRAFWPGGLSLVVEQAPSLAWDLGDTRGTVMLRMPLHPVALELLREVGPLAVSSANVSGQPPATTVNEARGQLGGSVSVYLDGGRAQKAQASTIVDLTGENPRILREGAVSTGDVADVLGVTAESLSTQ
- the prfA gene encoding peptide chain release factor 1 yields the protein MAGTTQPSAIDDILAEYAGLEQQLADPALHDDAAAARRVGKRFAELAPIMATIAKLESARGDLDAARELAADDSSFAGEVPALEAVVEELDKTLTDLLAPRDPHDGDDVVLEVKSGEGGEESALFASDLARMYVRYAERHGWRVEILDATLSDLGGYKEATLSIKSKGDVRDGVWSRLKFEGGVHRVQRVPVTESQGRVHTSAAGVLIYPEPEEVAEVQIDEADLRIDVYRSSGKGGQGVNTTDSAVRITHLPTGIVVTCQNERSQLQNKARAMQVLAARLQAAAEEAAEAEASAGRQSQVRTVDRSERIRTYNFPENRITDHRIGFKSHNLDAILDGELDALLDALGKSDREARLAAE